The Candidatus Cloacimonadota bacterium nucleotide sequence GACTTCCAGGTTATTCTTAAAAAAAGCAAGATAAAGGTTTCTCAAATACTGAAGTTTTTCTTTTCTCAATAATTCTTTTTGAAGCAAAACCATGATATCAATATCGCTTTCATCATTATAAGAATCATCGACATACGAACCGAATAGAATGATCTCTTCAGGTTGAACAACACT carries:
- a CDS encoding nucleotidyltransferase domain-containing protein codes for the protein MYSNNDINKIKDIILSVVQPEEIILFGSYVDDSYNDESDIDIMVLLQKELLRKEKLQYLRNLYLAFFKNNLEV